The following proteins are co-located in the Oncorhynchus gorbuscha isolate QuinsamMale2020 ecotype Even-year linkage group LG22, OgorEven_v1.0, whole genome shotgun sequence genome:
- the LOC124009789 gene encoding opsin-5-like, which produces MGVLASIDDISFHSNIPVAADITVAIVYAVFGMCSLFSNSTLLYISYKKKHLLKPAEFFIINLAISDMSLTLSLYPMAITSSIYHRWLFGKTVCLVYAFCSMLFGVCSLTTLTLLSMVCFVKVCYPLYGNRFNAVHGRLLIACAWVWALVFACSPLAHWGEYGPEPYGTACCIDWRLSNLHPVACSYTAVLFVLCYIVPCCAIVASYTGILMTVRASHKAMEHHEARQTKMSNIQDVIVKLSVAVCIGFFAAWSPYAVVSMWAAFGHMDNIPPLAFAVPAMFAQSSTIYNPIIYLLLRPNFRRVMYRDLVSLCRAFLKGCLCSCSPGAVGKCHSHLVVRVSLQSFCRRPGHGQSCSPTSSARQAPGGSRGCTSACEKCSDAFECFRHYPRGCHGGTNIPSSSAKVYAPQDQLSTEPQLLSMTQKHMRKQKKQEACHKKSLRATKHSKRTSEIDNLRINFEMVPGHAKVAWP; this is translated from the exons ATGGGCGTGTTAGCGAGCATTGATGACATTTCATTCCATTCAAACATACCTGTGGCAGCAGATATAACAGTAGCCATAGTGTATGCAGTGTTTG GCATGTGCTCTCTGTTTAGCAACAGCACACTGCTATACATCTCCTACAAGAAGAAGCACCTGCTCAAACCTGCTGAGTTCTTCATAATCAACCTGGCCATCAGCGACATGAGTCTAACCCTGTCCCTCTACCCCATGGCCATCACCTCCAGCATCTACCATAG gTGGCTGTTTGGGAAAACAGTGTGTTTGGTCTACGCGTTCTGCAGCATGTTGTTTGGAGTCTGCAGTCTGACAACTCTCACCCTGTTGAGCATGGTGTGTTTTGTGAAAGTATGTTATCCTCTCTACG GTAACCGGTTCAACGCCGTCCACGGCCGTCTACTGATAGCCTGTGCATGGGTTTGGGCCCTGGTGTTCGCCTGCTCCCCTCTGGCCCACTGGGGTGAGTATGGTCCGGAGCCCTACGGCACAGCCTGCTGCATCGACTGGCGCCTGTCCAACCTGCATCCCGTGGCCTGCTCCTACACGGCGGTGCTCTTTGTCTTGTGCTACATCGTGCCCTGCTGTGCCATTGTGGCGTCCTACACGGGCATCCTGATGACGGTCCGAGCCTCCCATAAGGCCATGGAGCATCACGAGGCCCGGCAGACCAAGATGAGCAACATCCAGGATGTTATTGTGAAG CTGAGTGTCGCTGTCTGTATCGGTTTCTTCGCAGCGTGGAGCCCTTATGCCGTGGTGTCGATGTGGGCAGCGTTCGGACACATGGATAACATCCCACCTTTGGCGTTCGCCGTGCCTGCCATGTTTGCTCAGTCCTCCACCATCTACAACCCCATTATCTACCTGCTGCTCAGGCCTAACTTCCGCAGGGTGATGTACCGAGACCTGGTGAGCCTTTGCAGGGCCTTTCTGAAGGGCTGCCTGTGCTCCTGCTCCCCGGGTGCTGTGGGGAAGTGCCACTCCCACTTGGTGGTCCGGGTCAGCCTCCAATCATTCTGTAGACGTCCGGGCCACGGCCAGTCCTGTTCCCCCACCTCGTCTGCCCGCCAAGCCCCGGGCGGGTCCAGAGGTTGCACTAGCGCCTGCGAGAAGTGCAGCGATGCCTTCGAGTGCTTCAGACACTACCCAAGAGGTTGCCATGGCGGTACCAACATCCCTAGCTCCTCAGCCAAAGTTTATGCACCTCAGGATCAGCTCTCAACAGAGCCCCAGCTGCTGTCGATGACGCAAAAACATATGCGAAAGCAGAAAAAGCAGGAAGCGTGTCATAAGAAGTCCCTGCGAGCCACCAAGCACAGCAAAAGGACCTCAGAAATCGACAACCTTCGGATCAACTTTGAGATGGTGCCGGGACACGCTAAAGTGGCCTGGCCCTAA